Proteins from one Etheostoma spectabile isolate EspeVRDwgs_2016 unplaced genomic scaffold, UIUC_Espe_1.0 scaffold00009642, whole genome shotgun sequence genomic window:
- the LOC116679169 gene encoding GTPase IMAP family member 6, with the protein MDTGPSSCPDLTIVLLGHTGVGKSASGNTILGRPGFVSKRSFKSVTTQISTQSGPVLGKQISVIDTPGIIGSTREIQTLCKDLLKFPGPRLFLVVIKADRFTDDHERALDAALRAIGDCELSNCYLLFTGGDDLDKTSLDEYVNEDPGSCLKKLVDKFEGRYHLFNNKNGTQEQVRELLEKSGHLRNSDLGRERRERRERRVVLLGLPGSGKSSSGSTILGSEWFESVAGFNAGTTETASKSARVEGFWVQVVDTPGFTGQVLAPRKLFEEIMKAVVEASPGPHAFLIVVRFDRISEADIKLFKMLPKLFTGEASKYMMVLFTHGDALRGRSMDGLIRSNQHVSALVSRCGGRFCVFDNTKKGNRVQVRDLLDKIDQMVEANGGEHYTSDVFKEAHGLGDQIAMRWRQIGEWFRRKLRNLDRRRDGYTPLNQPDTTELYKMD; encoded by the exons ATGGATACAGGCCCAAGTTCATGTCCAGATCTCACCATCGTCCTTCTGGGACACACCGGAGTCGGTAAATCTGCTTCAGGGAACACCATCCTTGGACGACCAGGTTTTGTGTCAAAACGATCCTTCAAATCAGTGACAACACAGATCTCTACACAAAGTGGACCTGTGCTTGGAAAACAGATCTCAGTGATCGACACACCAGGAATAATTGGGTCTACGAGGGAGATTCAGACCCTGTGTAAGGACCTCCTGAAGTTCCCCGGACCTCGTCTGTTCCTGGTAGTAATTAAAGCAGATCGATTCACCGATGATCATGAGAGAGCTCTGGATGCAGCTCTCAGAGCCATTGGAGATTGTGAGCTCAGCAACTGTTACCTGCTCTTCACCGGAGGAGATGACCTCGACAAGACGTCATTGGATGAGTATGTCAATGAAGATCCAGGAAGTTGTCTTAAAAAGCTTGTTGACAAGTTTGAAGGGAGATATCATTTGTTCAACAATAAAAATGGAACCCAGGAACAAGTCAGAGAGCTGCTGGAGAAGTCCGGCCACCTCAGAAACA gTGATTTGGGGagggaaaggagggaaaggagggaaaggagggtGGTGCTGCTCGGTCTCCCTGGAAGTGGGAAGAGTTCATCAGGAAGCACCATCCTGGGATCAGAATGGTTTGAATCAGTTGCTGGCTTTAATGCAGGCACTACTGAGACCGCCTCCAAGTCAGCCAGAGTGGAGGGTTTCTGGGTCCAAGTGGTCGATACTCCAGGATTCACTGGACAGGTTCTGGCTCCAAGAAAGCTGTTTGAAGAGATCATGAAGGCGGTAGTAGAGGCCAGTCCAGGACCTCATGCCTTCCTCATCGTGGTCAGGTTTGACAGGATCTCTGAAGCAGACATCAAACTGTTTAAGATGCTGCCAAAGCTGTTCACCGGAGAGGCTTCTAAATACATGATGGTCCTGTTCACTCATGGAGACGCACTCAGGGGAAGGTCCATGGATGGTTTGATCCGGTCCAACCAACATGTCTCTGCCCTGGTCTCCAGGTGTGGGGGGAGATTCTGCGTTTttgacaacacaaagaaaggaaaCAGGGTCCAGGTCAGGGACCTTCTGGATAAAATAGATCAGATGGTAGAAGCTAACGGTGGAGAGCACTACACCTCTGACGTGTTCAAGGAGGCTCATGGCTTGGGAGACCAAATTGCCATGAGATGGCGTCAAATCGGTGAGTGGTTCAGACGGAAGCTCAGGAACCTCGATAGAAGACGCGACGGGTATACTCCTCTCAATCAACCGGATACCACTGAGCTATATAAAATGGATTAG